GCGGAGCACAACGAAGGCGCTGATATCGACGAGCTCAAGATCAAGAGCATCTACGTCGACAAGGCTGCATCGCTCAAGCGTTTCACCGCGCGCGCCAAGGGCCGCGGTAACCGCATCGAGAAGCAATCCTGTCACATCACTGTGACGGTCGGGAATTAAGGAGCCATACGATGGGACAGAAAATTCATCCGACTGGCTTCCGCCTGGCTGTCAGCCGCAATTGGGCTTCGCGTTGGTACGCGAACAACAACAATTTCGCGGCGATGCTGCAGGAAGACATCGGTGTTCGTGAATACCTGAAGAAGAAGCTGAAGAACGCTTCGGTCGGTCGGGTCGTCATCGAGCGTCCGGCGAAGAACGCGCGCATCACGATTTACAGCTCGCGTCCGGGCGTGGTCATCGGCAAGAAGGGCGAGGATATCGAACAGCTGAAGACGGAACTGCAACGCCGCATGGGCGTGCCGGTTCACGTCAACATCGAAGAAATCCGCAAGCCGGAAACCGATGCTCAGCTGATCGCTGACTCGATCACGCAACAGCTCGAGCGCCGGATCATGTTCCGTCGCGCGATGAAGCGTGCGATGCAGAACGCGATGCGTCTGGGTGCCCAAGGCATCAAGATCATGAGCGCAGGCCGTCTGAACGGTATCGAAATCGCTCGTACGGAGTGGTATCGCGAAGGTCGCGTGCCGCTTCACACGCTGCGTGCTGATATCGACTACGCGACTTCGGAAGCGAAGACGACTTACGGGATCATCGGCGTCAAGGTGTGGGTCTACAAGGGCGATACGCTCGGCCGCAACGACGCACCGGTGGTGGAAGAAGTAGCCGAAGACAAGCGTCCGCGTCGCAATGCGCGTCCGGGCGACCGTCGTCCGCGCCGTGATGGCGAAGGCGGCGCTCCGGGTGCTCGTCGTGGCGCACCGCGCCGCGGCGCCGGCAAGCCCGAAGACGGCAAGACTGGAGAATAACGATGCTGCAACCGAAACGCAGAAAGTATCGTAAAGAGCAGAAGGGTCGTAACACCGGCAAGGCGACGCGCGGCAACGCAGTGTCATTCGGTGAATTCGGCCTGAAGGCGATCGGTCGCGGTCGTTTGACCGCACGTCAGATTGAAGCGGCGCGTCGTGCAATGACGCGTCACATCAAGCGTGGCGGCCGCATCTGGATCCGGATCTTCCCGGACAAGCCGATTTCGCAGAAGCCGGCCGAAGTGCGTATGGGTAACGGTAAGGGTAACCCGGAGTACTACGTCGCCGAGATTCAGCCGGGCAAGATGCTCTATGAAATGGACGGCGTAACCGAAGAACTGGCACGCGAAGCGTTCCGTCTGGCCGCAGCCAAGCTGCCGCTCAAGACGGCATTCATCGTGCGCCAGCTCGGCGCCTAAGGAGAAAACATGAAGGCTTCCGAACTTCTCCAGAAAGACCAGGCCGCGCTCAACAAGGAGCTGGCGGACCTGCTGAAGGCGCAATTCGGCCTGCGCATGCAACTCGCGACCCAGCAGCTCACGAACACGAGCCAGCTGAAGAAGGTTCGTCGCGACATCGCACGTGTGCGGACCGTCATGACTCAGAAGGCGAACCAGAAATGAACGATAGCGTGAAAACCTCGCTGAAGCGGACGCTGGTCGGTCGGGTCGTCAGCAACAAGATGGACAAGACCGTCACCGTGCTGATCGAGCACCGCGTCAAGCACCCGATCTACGGCAAGTATGTCGTGCGTTCGAAGAAGTACCACGCGCACGATGAAGCGAACACCTACAACGAAGGCGATCTCGTCGAAATCCAGGAAACGCGTCCTGTTTCGAAGACGAAGGCCTGGACGGTGTCGCGCCTCGTCGAAGCCGCTCGCGTCATCTAAGCGGGCAGTGCAGTAGGCAGTAACAGGCACTTCTCCACGAAGTGCTTGAAATCGCAAAGTTTTTGCTTGCGGGACCAGGATTATTTGTTATAATCCTGGTCTTCCCTCTTTATGGGAGCCCCGTCGCGGGCGAAGTTGGTGGGGGAAGCGGACTGGCGCCAGCCTGTCCGAAAGATTCACCGAATTGCGATGGCGGGTTTCGTTTGCCGTCGCTGCTGTTCCAACCCAAGCAGCCGATTGGCTGACGGGACCAAGACTGACCGAATGCATCATGGTGGTGCATCCGGATTAAGTTGGGAAAGACAAACCATGATCCAGACCGAATCTCGGCTCGAAGTAGCCGACAACACGGGTGCACGTGAAGTCCTGTGCATCAAGGTGCTCGGCGGCTCGAAGCGTCGTTATGCCGGCATTGGCGACATCATCAAGGTGAGCGTCAAAGAGGCAACGCCGCGCGGGCGCGTGAAGAAAGGCGAAATTTACAACGCCGTGGTGGTTCGCACCGCCAAGGGCGTGCGCCGTCAAGACGGCTCGCTGATCAAGTTCGACGGCAACGCCGCTGTGCTTTTGAATAACAAGCTCGAGCCGATCGGCACCCGTATCTTCGGGCCGGTGACGCGTGAGCTGCGTAGCGAACGATTCATGAAGATCGTTTCGCTGGCGCCGGAAGTGCTGTAAGGAGTCGCGATGAACAAGATTCGCAAAGGTGACGAAGTCATCGTCGTCACTGGCAAGGACAAGGGCAAGCGCGGCGTCGTGCTGGCTGTCGGTGCTGAACATGTGACGGTTGAAGGTATCAACCTCGTCAAGAAGCATGTGAAGCCGAACCCGATGAAGGGTACGACGGGCGGCGTGGAAGCGAAGACGATGCCCCTGCATATTTCGAACGTCGCACTGGTCGACGCGAATGGCAAGGCGTCGCGTGTTGGCATCAAGGTCGAGGAAGGCAAGAAGGTTCGCTTCCTGAAGACGACCGGTGCCGTACTGAGCGCCTGACGCAGCGGAGTAAAAAATGGCTCGTTTTCAAGAGTTTTACAAAGAAAAGGTTGTGCCCGGCCTGATCGAGAAGTTCGGTTACAAGTCGGTCATGGAAGTGCCGCGCATCACCAAGATCACGCTGAACATGGGTCTTGGCGAAGCGATCGCTGACAAGAAGATCATCGAGAACGCCGTTGGCGACCTCACGAAGATCGCCGGCCAGAAGCCGGTCGTCACGAAGGCTCGCAAGGCAATCGCAGGCTTCAAGATTCGCCAGGGTTACCCCATCGGCGCGATGGTGACGCTGCGTGGCCAGGCGATGTACGAATTCCTCGACCGTTTCGTGACGGTTGCCCTGCCCCGCGTGCGTGACTTCCGCGGTGTGTCGGGTCGTGCTTTCGATGGCCGTGGCAACTACAACATCGGTGTGAAAGAGCAGATCATTTTCCCCGAAATCGATTACGACAAGATCGACGCACTGCGTGGGCTGAACATCAGCATCACGACGACTGCGAAGACCGACGACGAAGCAAAGGCTCTGCTCGCCAGCTTCAAGTTCCCGTTCAGAAACTGAGGTTACCGTGGCTAAACTGGCACTGATCGAACGTGAAAAGAAGCGCGCCCGCCTGGTCGCGAAGTTCGCAGCAAAGCGCGAAGCGCTGAAGGCGATCGTCGAAGACCAAAGCAAGTCGGAAGAAGAGCGCTACGAAGCACGCCTGGAGCTGCAGCAACTGCCCCGCAACGCAAACCCGACCCGCCAGCGTAACCGCTGCGCGATCACGGGCCGTCCGCGTGGCACGTTCCGTAAATTCGGCCTCGCGCGTAACAAGATTCGTGAAATCGCATTCCGTGGCGAGATTCCTGGCCTGACCAAGGCGAGCTGGTAATAGGAGAAACGTAAATGAGCATGAGTGATCCTATCGCCGATATGCTGACTCGCATCCGCAACGCGCAGATGGTCGAGAAGGTATCGGTCGCGATGCCCTCGTCGAAGGTCAAGGTTGCAATCGCGCAAGTCCTGAAGGACGAAGGCTATATCGACGATTTCGCCGTGAAGGCGGAAGGTGCGAAGTCCGAACTGAATATCGCGCTGAAGTACTACGCAGGTCGCCCGG
This DNA window, taken from Burkholderia cenocepacia, encodes the following:
- the rpsC gene encoding 30S ribosomal protein S3 — encoded protein: MGQKIHPTGFRLAVSRNWASRWYANNNNFAAMLQEDIGVREYLKKKLKNASVGRVVIERPAKNARITIYSSRPGVVIGKKGEDIEQLKTELQRRMGVPVHVNIEEIRKPETDAQLIADSITQQLERRIMFRRAMKRAMQNAMRLGAQGIKIMSAGRLNGIEIARTEWYREGRVPLHTLRADIDYATSEAKTTYGIIGVKVWVYKGDTLGRNDAPVVEEVAEDKRPRRNARPGDRRPRRDGEGGAPGARRGAPRRGAGKPEDGKTGE
- the rplP gene encoding 50S ribosomal protein L16, coding for MLQPKRRKYRKEQKGRNTGKATRGNAVSFGEFGLKAIGRGRLTARQIEAARRAMTRHIKRGGRIWIRIFPDKPISQKPAEVRMGNGKGNPEYYVAEIQPGKMLYEMDGVTEELAREAFRLAAAKLPLKTAFIVRQLGA
- the rpmC gene encoding 50S ribosomal protein L29, with product MKASELLQKDQAALNKELADLLKAQFGLRMQLATQQLTNTSQLKKVRRDIARVRTVMTQKANQK
- the rpsQ gene encoding 30S ribosomal protein S17 translates to MNDSVKTSLKRTLVGRVVSNKMDKTVTVLIEHRVKHPIYGKYVVRSKKYHAHDEANTYNEGDLVEIQETRPVSKTKAWTVSRLVEAARVI
- the rplN gene encoding 50S ribosomal protein L14, with the translated sequence MIQTESRLEVADNTGAREVLCIKVLGGSKRRYAGIGDIIKVSVKEATPRGRVKKGEIYNAVVVRTAKGVRRQDGSLIKFDGNAAVLLNNKLEPIGTRIFGPVTRELRSERFMKIVSLAPEVL
- the rplX gene encoding 50S ribosomal protein L24, which produces MNKIRKGDEVIVVTGKDKGKRGVVLAVGAEHVTVEGINLVKKHVKPNPMKGTTGGVEAKTMPLHISNVALVDANGKASRVGIKVEEGKKVRFLKTTGAVLSA
- the rplE gene encoding 50S ribosomal protein L5, translated to MARFQEFYKEKVVPGLIEKFGYKSVMEVPRITKITLNMGLGEAIADKKIIENAVGDLTKIAGQKPVVTKARKAIAGFKIRQGYPIGAMVTLRGQAMYEFLDRFVTVALPRVRDFRGVSGRAFDGRGNYNIGVKEQIIFPEIDYDKIDALRGLNISITTTAKTDDEAKALLASFKFPFRN
- the rpsN gene encoding 30S ribosomal protein S14, which translates into the protein MAKLALIEREKKRARLVAKFAAKREALKAIVEDQSKSEEERYEARLELQQLPRNANPTRQRNRCAITGRPRGTFRKFGLARNKIREIAFRGEIPGLTKASW
- the rpsH gene encoding 30S ribosomal protein S8, with the translated sequence MSMSDPIADMLTRIRNAQMVEKVSVAMPSSKVKVAIAQVLKDEGYIDDFAVKAEGAKSELNIALKYYAGRPVIERLERVSKPGLRVYRGRNDIPQVMNGLGVAIVSTPKGVMTDRKARATGVGGEVICYVA